A window of the Ipomoea triloba cultivar NCNSP0323 chromosome 14, ASM357664v1 genome harbors these coding sequences:
- the LOC116004849 gene encoding uncharacterized protein At5g41620-like, with translation MPRQSLNGDGGNGRSCKVRKRGGSSSSSSSLVRTYRLKRAVLVGKRGGSSTPVPMWKMMDASRSPASQNSCKYLEGNGGGDRGKEFLVSARKLAATLWEINGVSSLRGKENVEKMSEEGENGRKGRGLLKSSKLPSNSLPLQLSHPSHSPVSEEMERSKVGSHRRRASAGSEKILQPDHSLQSVCLMEVDQAQPHGNSKTRHRLKDVRHGLTTSKELLKVLSRVWGLEEQQATCLSLFAALKTELDRACAQVTKLIQEQKDNRGEIDFLVKQFEEEKAVWKIKEQDRIQSTIVSIAGELKTEKKLRKQTERLNKKLGRELADAKACLSKATKELESEKRAREILEQVCDELARGIGEDRAEVEELKRESAKVREEVEKEREMLQLADVLREERVQMKLSEAKYQFEEKNAAVDQLKTELEAYLKFKRGEEGSESPNYDRIKALEKHLRETLPGLIYQDKEKRAEGEETKEEGEEEDGDDSADSDLHSIELNMDDNSKSYEWSNVVYNNSNRLSSASDRTKGRKSTSAKAPRQSICLERQTSEGIVLEFSAGSGGKENQGVHSNGYSHLYDKGGSLESEPHTWKREHEDEIERYNMIKDLRDHIVSASKTTPSQDFTSPSKNWSHQTFASLEPSMIADAFTVLQGAE, from the exons ATGCCTAGGCAAAGTTTGAATGGGGATGGAGGAAATGGGAGGAGTTGCAAGGTGAGGAAGAGGGGAggatcatcatcttcttcttcttcattggtGAGGACTTATCGGCTAAAAAGGGCTGTGTTAGTAGGGAAGAGAGGGGGTTCAAGCACGCCAGTGCCAATGTGGAAGATGATGGATGCTTCGAGATCACCAGCATCGCAGAATTCATGTAAGTATTTGGAGGGAAATGGTGGTGGTGATAGGGGCAAAGAGTTTTTGGTTTCTGCGCGGAAGTTGGCTGCTACTTTGTGGGAGATCAATGGGGTTAGTAGCCTTAGAGGAAAGGAGAATGTGGAGAAGATGAGTGAAGAAGGAGAGAATGGTAGGAAAGGAAGGGGTTTGTTAAAGTCATCCAAACTGCCTTCAAATTCACTCCCTCTGCAATTGTCTCATCCTTCTCATAGCCCTGTTTCTGAG GAAATGGAAAGATCTAAAGTGGGCAGCCATAGAAGAAGAGCTTCAGCAGGTTCTGAGAAGATTCTGCAACCTGATCATTCACTGCAAAGTGTTTGTCTGATGGAG GTTGATCAGGCACAACCACATGGGAATTCAAAAACCAGACACCGATTGAAGGATGTTCGCCATGGCCTCACCACCTCGAAAGAGCTGCTCAAAGTTTTGAGTCGCGTTTGGGGTCTAGAAGAGCAGCAGGCTACTTGTTTGTCCCTATTTGCAGCCCTGAAGACGGAGCTTGATAGGGCGTGTGCTCAAGTGACTAAGTTGATCCAAGAACAGAAAGACAATCGCGGTGAGATTGATTTCCTGGTGAAGCAGTTTGAGGAGGAGAAAGCGGTTTGGAAGATTAAAGAGCAAGACAGGATTCAAAGTACCATTGTATCTATAGCTGGGGAGCTCAAGACTGAGAAGAAGCTGAGAAAACAGACTGAGAGGCTGAACAAGAAGCTTGGCAGGGAATTGGCTGATGCAAAGGCATGTCTGTCAAAGGCAACCAAAGAGCTCGAGAGCGAGAAGAGGGCGAGGGAAATATTGGAGCAAGTGTGTGATGAACTGGCTAGAGGTATCGGGGAAGATAGGGCCGAGGTGGAGGAATTAAAGAGGGAATCAGCTAAGGTTCGCGAGGAGGTGGAAAAGGAAAGGGAAATGCTTCAGCTAGCTGATGTGTTGCGCGAGGAAAGAGTTCAGATGAAGCTCTCAGAAGCAAAGTATCAGTTCGAGGAGAAAAACGCAGCTGTGGATCAGCTGAAGACCGAGCTCGAGGCCTATTTGAAATTCAAGAGAGGAGAAGAAGGCAGTGAATCCCCAAACTATGATAGAATCAAGGCTCTCGAGAAACATTTAAGGGAAACACTTCCCGGCCTCATTTACCAAGACAAAGAGAAGCGAGCCGAGGGAGAAGAAACCAAAGaggaaggggaagaagaagacggAGACGATTCAGCCGATAGTGACCTTCACTCCATTGAACTAAACATGGATGATAACAGCAAGAGTTACGAATGGAGCAACGTCGTTTACAACAACTCAAACCGCCTCTCATCGGCTTCTGACAGAACCAAAGGTAGAAAGTCCACTTCTGCAAAAGCCCCGAGACAAAGTATCTGTCTGGAAAGACAAACCTCAGAAGGCATAGTTTTGGAATTCTCAGCTGGGAGTGGGGGCAAAGAAAACCAAGGTGTGCATAGCAATGGATACTCCCATTTGTATGACAAGGGAGGATCATTGGAGAGCGAACCACACACGTGGAAAAGGGAACACGAAGATGAAATCGAGAGATACAACATGATCAAAGATCTTAGAGATCACATAGTTTCTGCTTCCAAAACCACCCCCTCCCAAGACTTCACTAGTCCTTCCAAAAACTGGAGCCATCAAACTTTCGCCTCCCTCGAGCCTAGCATGATTGCAGATGCATTTACAGTGCTGCAGGGAGCAGAATGA
- the LOC116004786 gene encoding bifunctional nitrilase/nitrile hydratase NIT4A, whose amino-acid sequence MQSPLSSQNPQQPTEDPAALETGSEIIATQLRKMALVPQPSNEEPLFAEVEMAGDSSTVRATVVQASTVFYDTPATLDKAERLLAEAASYGAQLVVFPEAFIGGYPRGSTFGVCIGNRSAKGKEEFRKYHAAAIDVPGPEVDRLAAMAGKYKVYLVMGVIERDGYTLYCTVLFFDSQGRYLGKHRKVMPTALERIIWGFGDGSTIPVFETPIGKIGAAICWENRMPLLRTAMYAKGIEIYCAPTADSRDVWQASMTHIALEGGCFVLSANQFCRRKDYPPPPDYIFSGTEEELTPDSVVCAGGSVIISPSGTVLAGPNYEGEALISADLDLGEIARAKFDFDVVGHYSRPEVLSLVVRDHPLNPVTFTSASNKAESSAK is encoded by the exons ATGCAAAGTCCACTGAGCAGTCAAAACCCACAGCAGCCTACCGAAGATCCAGCAGCTCTAGAAACAGGGAGCGAGATTATCGCCACCCAGCTAAGGAAAATGGCTCTGGTGCCGCAACCCTCGAACGAAGAACCTCTCTTCGCTGAAGTGGAAATGGCTGGTGATTCCTCCACCGTCCGCGCTACCGTGGTCCAGGCATCCACCGTCTTTTATGACACCCCCGCCACTCTTG ATAAGGCTGAGAGGCTGCTAGCTGAAGCAGCTTCATATGGTGCACAGCTGGTTGTGTTTCCGGAAGCGTTTATAGGTGGTTATCCACGTGGGTCAACCTTTGGTGTCTGCATAGGCAATCGTTCAGCGAAGGGCAAGGAGGAATTCCGGAAATATCATGCTGCTGCCATTGATGTGCCAG GTCCTGAAGTTGATCGATTGGCAGCAATGGCTGGAAAATATAAGGTGTACTTAGTTATGGGCGTTATTGAGAGAGATGGATATACACTTTATTGTACAGTTCTGTTTTTTGATTCTCAAGGTCGTTACCTTGGAAAACATCGGAAAGTAATGCCAACTGCATTGGAACGCATTATTTGGGGTTTTGGAGATGGATCAACAATTCCAGTTTTTGAGACCCCAATAGGAAAAATTGGTGCTGCAATTTGCTGGGAGAACAGAATGCCACTTCTGAGGACTGCAATGTATGCTAAAG GCATAGAGATATACTGTGCCCCTACCGCTGATTCCCGGGATGTGTGGCAAGCATCCATGACTCACATTGCCCTTGAGGGCGGGTGTTTTGTTTTATCAGCCAACCAGTTCTGCAGAAGGAAAGATTACCCGCCTCCTCCAGACTACATCTTTTCTGGCACAGAGGAAGAGCTGACCCCGGATTCCGTTGTTTGTGCTGGTGGCAGCGTCATCATTTCACCGTCTGGAACTGTGCTGGCGGGACCAAATTACGAGGGGGAGGCACTCATCTCCGCTGACTTAG ATCTCGGAGAAATAGCAAGGGCGAAATTCGACTTTGATGTGGTTGGGCACTACTCAAGGCCAGAAGTTCTGAGCTTGGTCGTGAGGGATCATCCATTGAATCCGGTAACTTTTACGTCTGCATCAAACAAAGCGGAAAGCTCAGCAAAGTGA